The following is a genomic window from Collimonas fungivorans Ter331.
CAGCTGCCGTTGCCGCGGACCGCGGCTGAGTTCGCGCAGCGCAAGGAAGAGGGCAAGTCGCGCCTGGGTTTGCTGTGCAATGAAATTGCGCGCCTGGCGGCGCTGATCCTGGCCGAGTATCACGGCTTGCCGAAGCGTTTGCAGGGCGCCAAGGGCCATCCGCAGGCGGTGGCCGACATCCAGGCGCAGATGCAGTCGCTGGTCAGCAAGCGTTTCATTGCCGACAATGACTACGCCAACCTGACCCATTTCCCGCGCTACCTGAAGGCGGTCAACGTGCGGCTGGAGAAATTGCGCGCCGACCCGGCCCGCGATACACGGCTGATGACGGAGTGGGCGCAAGTGGCGACGCCGTGGCAGCGCGCGCAAAAGGACCGCAGCGGCAAAAGCGATCCGAAACAGGCTGAATTCCGCTGGCTGCTGGAAGAGCTGCGGGTGTCGCTGTTTGCGCAGGAACTGCGGACTCCGATGCCGGTTTCGGTCAAGCGCTTGCAGAAAGTATGGGAAACCATGCAGCGTTAGAAGCAATAGCCGGCCGGTAGCGCGCCAATTCCCTGTTTTAAAAGGGATTTCGCGTAAAATTGCGCCAAATACACACCATAAACCGTTGCAGTAGAAGAAGGAAATACGCGATGAGCATCAAATCCGACAAATGGATACGCCGCATGGCGCAGGAAACCGGCATGATCGAGCCGTTCGAGCCGGGCCAGGTGCGCGAGGCCAACGGCCAGAAAATCGTGTCTTACGGCACCTCGTCGTACGGCTACGATATCCGCTGCGCCAACGAATTCAAGATTTTCACGAATATCAATTCGACCATCGTCGATCCCAAGAATTTCGACGAGAAATCGTTCGTCGATTTCAGCGGCGATGTCTGCATCATCCCGCCCAATTCGTTTGCTCTGGCGCGCACCATGGAGTACTTCCGCATCCCGCGCAGCGTGCTCACCATCTGCCTCGGCAAGTCGACCTACGCGCGTTGCGGCATCATCGTCAACGTCACCCCGTTCGAGCCTGAGTGGGAAGGTTACGTCACGCTGGAGTTTTCCAACACGACGCCGCTGCCAGCCAAGATCTACGCCGGCGAAGGCTGCGCCCAGGTGCTGTTCTTCGAAAGCGACGAAATCTGCGAGACGTCGTACAAGGACCGTGGCGGCAAGTACCAGGGCCAGCACGGCGTAACATTGCCGAAGGCCTGAGATGCCCAAGAACAAGCGCCCCGTGCCAAGGAAATCCAGCGTTTCCCCCGAAGACAAGGATGAAGCCGTCACCCAGCAGCTGTGCGACCTGGCGATCGACCTGGCCGAGCAGGATGGGGACGAAGCCGAAGGCGTTGCCGCCGGCGCTGTCTTGCAGCAGGCCGGCATCGATTTTCACAAGATCATCAAGAAGAACCTGCAGCAAAAGAAGGATGACATCCTGTATGACGCGATCGAGCGCACCAAGTATGCCGATCTCGACGCCTGGCGCTTCCTGAAAGAGCAGGTTGAAGAAGCATCGGAGATCCTGCTGGTGCGCCGCGATGAAGGCAAGGTGCTGGAGCTGAATGCGTTCGTGGTGCCGTTCTTCGCGCACGCTCGCGGCGGCCTCAAGCGCGAGCAGTGCTTCCAGGACCAGGAAGCCTTCGATGCGCTGTCGGCCAGCTTCAAGCAGGCGCAGCTGGAGGGGCCGGACGCCACCGTCGTGCTGGTCAGCCACGCCTACCATTTGGATGAAATCGACAGTATCCGCTACAGCCATCTGTTTGAAATGAACCGCGATGCGTTCGGCGCCATGGCCGACAAGAAGCTGGCGGCGACCGCCGCCATCGAACGCAGCATCAGCGGCTGGCCGGAAAACCTGTTCGGGCCGGACGACGACGCGGTCGAACTGCGTTTCTTGCTGGGCTTTTCGCTCAAGGCGACCGACGATGCGTTTTATGCGGTGCCGGAGGACGAAGCCGCCGCCGACGTTTACTTCGGCGCGCGGGAACAGCGTTTCCACGGCTGGACCGAACAGGTCGCGCCCTTGCTCAAGCGTTGCCTGGTGACCGACGGCAGCGAAATCGATCTGCATTTCCTGTACCAGGACCTGTTCCACGGCGGCAAGGAGCGCGGCATTGCCGAGTACTTCACGCTGCAGATGATGTCCGAGCTGAACCATGGTCTCGACCAGCACGGCGTTGCGCCTTCCGACGCCAGCGCGGTGGTTGGTCCGGCCGATGTGCGCGGCGAGATGGTGTTGCGAGTGAATTTATATAGCAAGGACGGCGCTGCGCTGGCCTCTTCGGAGAAGCCGCTGGCAGCCGGCGCCGACCTGCAGATGGAAGTCGACGATACCTACGACGCGCTGCGCACCATCGGCGTCACGACGCTGGCGGTGGCAGTGCGGTTTGAAGCGGACGGACGGCCGTCCGAAGTGCAAGCTTACGAAGTCGCCTAGACGAAGCGGCTTGACGGGCAGGGTGGGCACAGGTGCCCACCCTGCCAGAGTTGTTTAGAGATGCATCACATGTTGGAGAATCAAGTGACTGAAGACGACGCAAAGAAGATTGCCACCCATCGCCATTACAAAGGCGGCTTGTACCGCTACATCGGCCTGGCAAGACATTCTGAAACTGAAGAAGCCATGGTGGTCTACGAGCACCTGTGGCCGCATGCGCCGGGCCTGTGGGTGCGGCCGGCGGAACTG
Proteins encoded in this region:
- the dcd gene encoding dCTP deaminase, giving the protein MSIKSDKWIRRMAQETGMIEPFEPGQVREANGQKIVSYGTSSYGYDIRCANEFKIFTNINSTIVDPKNFDEKSFVDFSGDVCIIPPNSFALARTMEYFRIPRSVLTICLGKSTYARCGIIVNVTPFEPEWEGYVTLEFSNTTPLPAKIYAGEGCAQVLFFESDEICETSYKDRGGKYQGQHGVTLPKA
- a CDS encoding DUF2863 family protein — protein: MPKNKRPVPRKSSVSPEDKDEAVTQQLCDLAIDLAEQDGDEAEGVAAGAVLQQAGIDFHKIIKKNLQQKKDDILYDAIERTKYADLDAWRFLKEQVEEASEILLVRRDEGKVLELNAFVVPFFAHARGGLKREQCFQDQEAFDALSASFKQAQLEGPDATVVLVSHAYHLDEIDSIRYSHLFEMNRDAFGAMADKKLAATAAIERSISGWPENLFGPDDDAVELRFLLGFSLKATDDAFYAVPEDEAAADVYFGAREQRFHGWTEQVAPLLKRCLVTDGSEIDLHFLYQDLFHGGKERGIAEYFTLQMMSELNHGLDQHGVAPSDASAVVGPADVRGEMVLRVNLYSKDGAALASSEKPLAAGADLQMEVDDTYDALRTIGVTTLAVAVRFEADGRPSEVQAYEVA
- a CDS encoding DUF1653 domain-containing protein, translating into MTEDDAKKIATHRHYKGGLYRYIGLARHSETEEAMVVYEHLWPHAPGLWVRPAELFNGLLDNGARRFAPL